From the genome of Epinephelus moara isolate mb chromosome 10, YSFRI_EMoa_1.0, whole genome shotgun sequence, one region includes:
- the si:dkey-172o19.2 gene encoding transcription factor atf-2 — translation MSSLRSLNRPGAAAPCQPSSSVESSSYMEPDPDTATLFPVTRSSVLARRLLRLRAYSRHVGPATRRKREMIPSDRKDAIYWDKRQKNNEAAKRSREKRRLSDLMLESQLLALTEENAQLRAQVLSLQYHSSLSAEKSKADSACATSTASVSALPSISSHSPALFQPVRWGNSSNPGSVLGVRQQDTPIHPFEAKIPCFSSTRGDFHPQSSQNCSTQQGISPLSGPRVLSPRAALETGRSAEAETDAQRHVSSSDDIHSSSDHPASSMPAFLPTSDTLHHASILSYPPRNWLLPSLNHSAVCNNFLLPWRSSYLAPPAVYRGLPLYIQERQGHGLGVEADRQVGFKGRLSSAPAGMSHLGVHLSPDGR, via the coding sequence ATGTCCAGCTTGAGGAGCCTTAACCGCCCCGGGGCAGCAGCTCCGTGCCAGCCCTCCTCCTCGGTCGAAAGCAGCAGCTACATGGAGCCTGATCCAGACACTGCAACCCTCTTCCCGGTGACCCGGTCCTCCGTGCTGGCTCGCCGTCTCCTGCGTTTACGGGCTTACAGCAGACACGTAGGACCCGCTACTCGCCGCAAGAGGGAGATGATCCCCTCTGACAGGAAAGATGCCATCTACTGGGATAAGCGTCAGAAGAACAACGAGGCGGCCAAGCGGTCCAGGGAGAAGAGGAGGCTGAGCGACCTGATGCTGGAGAGTCAGCTGCTGGCTCTGACTGAGGAGAACGCACAGCTGCGGGCTCAGGTGCTCAGCCTGCAGTATCACAGCAGCCTGAGTGCAGAAAAGAGCAAAGCTGACTCTGCGTGTGCAACATCCACTGCATCTGTTTCTGCTCTGCCCTCCATATCGAGTCACTCTCCAGCCCTCTTTCAGCCGGTACGCTGGGGCAACAGCAGCAACCCAGGCTCTGTCCTGGGTGTGAGGCAACAAGACACCCCCATCCACCCTTTTGAGGCCAAGATCCCTTGCTTTAGCTCAACTAGGGGGGACTTTCATCCACAGAGTTCTCAAAACTGCAGCACACAACAAGGCATCTCCCCCCTCTCCGGGCCCCGTGTCCTCTCTCCCCGAGCAGCTTTAGAAACCGGGAGGTCAGCAGAGGCAGAGACGGATGCTCAGCGACATGTCTCCTCCAGCGATGACATTCACAGCTCCTCCGATCACCCTGCGTCATCCATGCCAGCGTTTCTGCCCACGTCTGACACACTCCACCATGCCTCCATTCTGTCATACCCTCCTAGAAATTGGCTGCTGCCCAGTCTGAATCACTCGGCAGTGTGCAATAATTTTCTGCTGCCTTGGCGGTCCTCCTACCTGGCCCCACCGGCCGTCTACCGCGGCCTGCCTCTCTACATACAGGAGAGACAAGGCCACGGTCTCGGTGTGGAGGCAGACCGTCAGGTAGGATTCAAGGGCCGATTAAGCAGTGCACCGGCGGGGATGTCTCACCTCGGGGTGCACCTCAGTCCTGATGGACGCTAA
- the nfil3-4 gene encoding nuclear factor, interleukin 3 regulated, member 4 produces MESLSSPFHGRQDGDILPVEEEMARKGPPRRKREFIPEEKKDALYWEKRRKNNEAAKRSREKRRMNDYVLETHLMALKEENTRLSAELMAIKLRFGLAHRSAYTAQSNQLQQHIPSSTHHQSLQRDYYWGGRDSSVMPRHQPQHPVFIPAYALHTMRGYSYLNGSVTPGSGLLTPLALPRNLLPSHSSRPGAPLLKPIPTRPASDGEEEQQVPGVLSHSCPAPPRKITSREDRNCSPPRQYILD; encoded by the coding sequence ATGGAGTCCCTGTCGTCACCATTTCATGGACGCCAAGACGGCGATATTTTACCAGTGGAAGAGGAAATGGCACGTAAGGGACCCCCCCGCCGCAAAAGGGAGTTCATACCTGAGGAGAAGAAGGACGCCCTCTACTGGGAGAAACGTCGTAAGAACAACGAGGCAGCCAAACGGTCGcgggagaagaggaggatgaatgACTACGTGCTGGAGACTCATCTCATGGCCCTGAAAGAAGAAAATACCAGGCTTAGCGCTGAATTAATGGCCATCAAGCTGCGCTTTGGCCTGGCTCACCGTTCAGCCTACACTGCTCAGAGTAACCAACTGCAACAGCATATCCCCAGCAGCACACACCACCAGTCCCTGCAGAGGGACTACTACTGGGGTGGCAGAGACTCTTCAGTTATGCCAAGACACCAACCACAGCACCCTGTCTTCATCCCTGCATATGCCCTCCATACAATGAGAGGCTATTCATATTTAAACGGGTCCGTTACACCCGGCTCTGGcctcctcactcctcttgccCTCCCTCGAAATCTCCTGCCTTCCCATTCATCCCGTCCTGGAGCTCCACTACTGAAGCCCATTCCTACGAGACCTGCCTCAGAtggggaggaggagcagcaggtcCCAGGGGTGTTGTCCCATTCCTGCCCTGCTCCACCTCGCAAAATCACCTCCAGAGAAGACAGAAACTGCTCCCCACCGAGACAATACATATTAGACTGA